One segment of Coffea arabica cultivar ET-39 chromosome 7c, Coffea Arabica ET-39 HiFi, whole genome shotgun sequence DNA contains the following:
- the LOC140010143 gene encoding ras-related protein Rab7-like isoform X2: MMRKKQQSKASNIPSPQTLKKTLKNTAMSIRKRSLLKIIVIGDSGVGKTSLMNQYVHKKFTHQYKATIGADFSTKEIQIDDKLVTLQIWDTAGQERFHSLGAAFYRGADCCVLVFDVNLLRSFETLQNWHAEFLKQADPVNPESFPFVLIGNKVDVNYGRSQAVPEMTVKDWCASRGNIPYYETSAKEDYNVDHAFTSIARIALAYEHDHGQDIDLPRIPESLSGVEQQRGGCAC, encoded by the exons ATGATGAGAAAAAAGCAG CAAAGCAAAGCCAGCAACATACCAAGTCCTCAGACACTCAAAAAGACTTTGAAAAACACTGCTATGTCCATCCGGAAAAGGAGTTTGCTTAAGATAATTGTTATCGGGGATAGCGG GGTGGGAAAGACATCTTTGATGAATCA ATATGTACATAAAAAGTTTACACATCAATACAAAGCAACAATTGGTGCTGATTTTTCCACCAAAGAGATACAGATTGATGACAAACTAGTTACCTTGCAA ATATGGGATACAGCAGGACAAGAAAGATTTCACAGCCTTGGTGCTGCATTTTACAGGGGAGCAGATTGTTGCGTACTCGTGTTTGATGTCAATCTACTCAGATCTTTTGAAACCCTTCAAAATTGGCATGCAGAGTTTCTCAAGCAG GCAGATCCTGTCAATCCTGAGTCCTTTCCTTTTGTGTTGATTGGAAACAAGGTCGATGTGAATTATGGGAGGAGCCAAGCG GTACCTGAGATGACTGTTAAGGACTGGTGTGCTTCCAGAGGAAATATACCTTATTATGAAACCTCAGCTAAAGAAGATTACAATGTTGATCATGCATTCACTTCCATTGCTAGAATTGCTCTTGCATATGAACATGACCATGGGCAGGACAT TGACCTCCCAAGAATACCAGAATCCCTTTCAGGAGTTGAGCAGCAGAGGGGAGGATGTGCATGCTAA
- the LOC113702452 gene encoding iron-sulfur assembly protein IscA, chloroplastic, which translates to MAFSSAASAWTCDPICRLVTRSSSSNSSNPFPPQASTASISFPRSSSSLFVNRKKRFLSIKASASVEAPPTTGGLAPAITLTDNALKHLNRMRADRDEDLCLRIGVKQGGCSGMSYTMEFEKRENARPDDSIIEYNGFIIVCDPKSLLFVFGMQLDYSDALIGGGFSFQNPNATQTCGCGKSFNA; encoded by the exons ATGGCTTTCTCCTCAGCTGCTTCTGCCTGGACATGCGACCCGATTTGCAGGCTTGTAACGAGGAGTAGTAGTTCGAATTCGAGCAACCCTTTTCCTCCTCAAGCTTCTACTGCATCAATCTCCTTTCCAAGATCTTCATCATCCCTTTTTGTCAATCGTAAAAAGCGTTTCTTGTCCATCAAAGCATCAGCTTCTGTTGAAG CGCCACCAACTACTGGGGGCCTTGCACCTGCAATTACTTTGACAGATAATGCATTGAAGCACTTGAATAGGATGAGAGCTGACCGAGATGAAGATTTGTGTCTTAGAATTGGGGTCAAGCAAGGTGGATGCTCTGGCATGTCTTATACAATGGAGtttgagaagagagaaaatgcAAGGCCAGATGATTCCATTATTGAATACAATGGTTTTATTATTG TTTGTGATCCCAAAAGCCTTCTCTTCGTTTTTGGAATGCAGCTGGACTACAGTGATGCACTTATAGGGGGAggcttctctttccaaaatccaAATGCTACACAAACCTGTGGTTGTGGTAAATCATTTAATGCATGA
- the LOC140010143 gene encoding ras-related protein Rab7-like isoform X1, whose protein sequence is MMRKKQQSKASNIPSPQTLKKTLKNTAMSIRKRSLLKIIVIGDSGVGKTSLMNQYVHKKFTHQYKATIGADFSTKEIQIDDKLVTLQIWDTAGQERFHSLGAAFYRGADCCVLVFDVNLLRSFETLQNWHAEFLKQADPVNPESFPFVLIGNKVDVNYGRSQAVPEMTVKDWCASRGNIPYYETSAKEDYNVDHAFTSIARIALAYEHDHGQDIWPDQEIPSYCDLPRIPESLSGVEQQRGGCAC, encoded by the exons ATGATGAGAAAAAAGCAG CAAAGCAAAGCCAGCAACATACCAAGTCCTCAGACACTCAAAAAGACTTTGAAAAACACTGCTATGTCCATCCGGAAAAGGAGTTTGCTTAAGATAATTGTTATCGGGGATAGCGG GGTGGGAAAGACATCTTTGATGAATCA ATATGTACATAAAAAGTTTACACATCAATACAAAGCAACAATTGGTGCTGATTTTTCCACCAAAGAGATACAGATTGATGACAAACTAGTTACCTTGCAA ATATGGGATACAGCAGGACAAGAAAGATTTCACAGCCTTGGTGCTGCATTTTACAGGGGAGCAGATTGTTGCGTACTCGTGTTTGATGTCAATCTACTCAGATCTTTTGAAACCCTTCAAAATTGGCATGCAGAGTTTCTCAAGCAG GCAGATCCTGTCAATCCTGAGTCCTTTCCTTTTGTGTTGATTGGAAACAAGGTCGATGTGAATTATGGGAGGAGCCAAGCG GTACCTGAGATGACTGTTAAGGACTGGTGTGCTTCCAGAGGAAATATACCTTATTATGAAACCTCAGCTAAAGAAGATTACAATGTTGATCATGCATTCACTTCCATTGCTAGAATTGCTCTTGCATATGAACATGACCATGGGCAGGACAT TTGGCCAGATCAAGAGATACCATCTTACTG TGACCTCCCAAGAATACCAGAATCCCTTTCAGGAGTTGAGCAGCAGAGGGGAGGATGTGCATGCTAA